The Haloplanus salinarum genome includes a region encoding these proteins:
- a CDS encoding TRAM domain-containing protein, with translation MVDRPVTAGETYVVAIEELGDEGDGVGYVDEFAVLVDGASLGETVQVEITDVGSNFAQADVLGDEFGFD, from the coding sequence ATGGTTGATCGACCGGTCACGGCCGGCGAGACGTACGTCGTCGCCATCGAGGAGTTGGGCGACGAGGGCGACGGGGTCGGCTACGTCGACGAGTTCGCCGTCCTCGTCGACGGCGCGTCGCTCGGCGAGACGGTGCAGGTCGAGATCACCGACGTGGGGTCGAACTTCGCCCAGGCCGACGTCCTCGGCGACGAGTTCGGCTTCGACTGA
- a CDS encoding MBL fold metallo-hydrolase, with protein MYLTFLGTGSAMALPDRAQTGLLLDDGDRRLLVDCGAGVLHRLAGTDAGYEGVSTVLLTHHHLDHVSDLLALLKARWLAGEDWLEVVGPRGTKALVDDLLSAFDYLDGRVDLRVREVGAHEFSVAGFDVSARETRHSVDGLAYRFAGAAGDLTISSDTEAFEGMAAFADGSAVLVHDCSFPDDVDVSNHPSPSTLGDALAGHDYGRVYLTHLYPHTEGRHDEMLDAVERRYDGDVRFARDGLRVEC; from the coding sequence ATGTACCTCACCTTCCTCGGCACCGGGAGCGCGATGGCGCTCCCCGACCGGGCACAGACCGGTCTGTTGCTCGACGACGGTGACCGGCGCCTGCTGGTCGACTGCGGTGCGGGCGTCCTCCACCGCCTCGCGGGGACCGACGCGGGTTACGAGGGCGTCTCGACGGTGCTTCTGACTCACCACCACCTGGATCACGTCTCCGACCTCCTAGCGCTTCTGAAGGCGCGGTGGCTGGCCGGCGAGGACTGGCTCGAAGTCGTCGGCCCCCGGGGGACGAAGGCCCTGGTCGACGACCTGCTCTCGGCTTTCGACTACCTCGACGGCCGGGTCGACCTCCGGGTGCGCGAGGTTGGCGCCCACGAGTTCTCGGTCGCCGGCTTCGACGTCAGCGCCCGCGAGACGCGGCACTCGGTCGACGGCCTCGCGTACCGGTTCGCGGGCGCTGCGGGCGACCTCACGATCAGTAGCGACACGGAGGCCTTCGAGGGGATGGCCGCCTTCGCCGACGGCTCCGCGGTCCTCGTCCACGACTGCTCGTTTCCCGACGACGTCGACGTCTCGAATCATCCCTCACCGTCGACGCTCGGCGACGCCCTGGCGGGCCACGACTACGGACGGGTCTACCTGACCCACCTCTACCCCCACACCGAGGGCCGTCACGACGAGATGCTGGACGCGGTCGAACGGCGGTACGACGGCGACGTGCGCTTCGCCCGCGACGGGCTCCGCGTGGAGTGTTAG
- a CDS encoding cold-shock protein produces MANGKVDFFNNTGGYGFIETEDADDDVFFHMEDVGGPDLEEGQELEFEIEDSPKGPRATNVVRN; encoded by the coding sequence ATGGCAAACGGTAAGGTTGATTTCTTCAACAACACTGGCGGCTACGGTTTCATCGAGACTGAGGATGCTGACGACGACGTTTTCTTCCACATGGAGGACGTTGGCGGTCCGGACCTCGAGGAAGGACAGGAACTGGAATTCGAAATTGAGGACTCCCCGAAGGGTCCGCGCGCGACCAACGTCGTTCGCAACTAA
- a CDS encoding isopentenyl phosphate kinase, translating into MTTVLKLGGSLVTDKERRETLDDDALSAATDAVADAVGGGAPADLALVHGAGSFGHHYAEKHGVSVTEGTTDAGAALEIHGSMTTLNRFVLARLHDCDVPALPVHPLSAGARDAEATLELPIQTVRTMLGEGFVPVSHGDVIAHAGSGTTIISGDEVVVRFATGLDADRVGLCSTVDGVYDADGAVIDRIDSFADVADALGGSDATDVTGGMAGKVRTLLDLDAPAYVFGADDLPAFLAGGEPGTRID; encoded by the coding sequence ATGACGACCGTCCTCAAACTCGGGGGAAGCCTCGTCACCGACAAGGAGCGCCGGGAGACGCTCGACGACGACGCGCTCTCGGCGGCGACCGACGCCGTCGCCGACGCCGTCGGTGGCGGCGCCCCCGCGGACCTCGCTTTGGTCCACGGCGCCGGGAGCTTCGGCCACCACTACGCCGAGAAACACGGCGTGAGCGTGACCGAAGGGACGACCGACGCGGGCGCGGCCCTCGAGATCCACGGGTCGATGACGACGCTCAACCGGTTCGTCCTCGCGCGACTGCACGACTGCGACGTCCCGGCCCTGCCGGTCCACCCGCTCTCGGCGGGCGCCCGCGACGCCGAGGCGACGCTCGAACTCCCCATCCAGACCGTGCGGACGATGCTCGGCGAGGGGTTCGTCCCCGTCTCGCACGGCGACGTCATCGCCCACGCGGGGAGCGGGACGACGATCATCTCGGGCGACGAGGTGGTGGTCCGGTTCGCGACGGGGCTGGACGCCGACCGGGTCGGCCTCTGTTCGACCGTCGACGGCGTCTACGACGCCGACGGCGCGGTGATCGACCGGATCGATTCCTTCGCGGACGTGGCCGACGCCCTCGGCGGGAGCGACGCCACCGACGTCACCGGCGGGATGGCCGGGAAGGTCCGGACCCTCCTCGACCTCGACGCGCCGGCGTACGTCTTCGGCGCCGACGACCTGCCGGCCTTCCTCGCGGGCGGCGAGCCGGGAACCCGGATCGATTGA